Below is a genomic region from Ailuropoda melanoleuca isolate Jingjing chromosome 8, ASM200744v2, whole genome shotgun sequence.
TTGTTTAGTGTTGCCTGAATATTTCTCCACTTCTCCCCTCCTGGCATTTAGTAAGAAGTCGAGAGGCTACTTTCATATGCCATTTTAACCTATAAACCCTTTACTTAGAATTTTATGCTTGCTGTAGTCTTCAAACTGAAGATAAtgttcttcaaaataaatgtaatttcaaacctcttttttttctatcaacTAGGTGATTCCACAGAATAAAACAGGTATTAACTAGGGGGGAAATCCTGTAGCTATGAGGATTTGGGCAATATTCAAAGTTATTGAATAAATAAGGAATTTCCCAGGATTTATAGAATTTCAGGGAAAGTTTATAAAAGAGTTTTCAGTCAGTCAGACAATATACCTTTCTGAGGTCCAAATCATATGTCAAGAAGGCTTTTAGAACTTTCTTCTCAATTTCCCTGGTTATCACAAGCCTTTCCATCTCATTCAGAAATGAGCCCTTAAAATCTAGCAGGATACTAAAAGCATTGCTGCTTATCTCATGCCAAAATCATCAGCTTGTAACAATTGGCTCCCTAGAAACTGTCCTTTCCTAGTCCCTGTTCGAGTAAGGAGCCGCAGTTTTTGGCAGTAAAATTCTGCATTCTCGCTCTTATCCCTGCACCAGATCCTGTGGCTTCAACTATTTTGAGAACGATAGCGATCCCATTCGACTTATGTCTTTCTTGCATCTTCAAGTACCTCCATCAGCCTACAACCTATTTCCTCagagattatttcttctttatctgaAGCTGTTTTTTGTGCTGACTGCTGCCAAAGACAATTCGAGCTGTCTCCTGGTCCTCTGCCTTTGCAGTGTGACTCATTCTTTTAGAAAccactcatttttaaaactatccaAGAAGTTGTAAGGCATTGGTACCAAATGCTGGCTTCATACTATTTATCAAGTCTGAGAGTCACACGCTCAGATATAAATTACGACTCCAGCACGAGCCAAGGAGAAAGCTTTTACCTTAAGAAATCCTAGAAACGGCCCTGATGAACCGCTGGCTCCTGGAAATCGCGTGTGGCCTGCCTCGTGGTCCTCAGACTAAGCAGCTTCCATATCACCTGGAGCCTGTTAAGGAACGCAGGCTCTcaggccctgctccccaccttcAGAACCagagaacctgcattttaatgCGACCTGCGGGGGGTGGTATGTATTTTATGGTTTGAGAAATACTGGTGTCTGGAACAGAGCTTCCCAACAGGTATACCAGGAGGTACTGGTGAGTGGGAATGAGTTACAGGTGTGCCCTGCAAGTTCTCCTTAGTCCTCAGGGCAGCCTGGAAGGGTCTGGGGAAGCTGGAGCCCCCACCCCATGTCTCTACAGAGAGCAGCTCCTCCACCTAGGCCTGCGTGCCTGACAGAGGGAAGCCTGAACACCTGTACGAAGATTCTCGTgtctatttaagaaaatgtttgtcTGTTGCCCAAAATAGACACACTTGAGCCCCATTTGTCCCGCAAAGCTGTTGAACTTCCTCTATGCTGAAGCATCTCCGTATTTTCATGTCTTGTCAAAGATTGATATTCCTCCTCAGCTTCAAGGTCTCGATGGTCATGGTGACTGTTTCAGTGATACCTAGGAGAAGTTTCTCGCTTTTAAAAGCATGCCTGTCTCTTAGACGTTCTCCCTGCGTTATCTCTCTGGGAAAATGCGCAGGGCAGGCTGAGGAAACGTCACCTGGCCATTTCCTTCAAACGGTAAGCCTTTCTACCTGTGTGCCTGCAAGTGTCCCAAATAGAGCTCTGATCCTCCCAAATTTGCTCTGTCTCTGGTGCTCTCATTTCCCTGGGTGTTGCCATCATCTAATTACTTGAACAAGCCAGAAGCCTAGAAGCCAAACTTGCCTTCTCCCTCTcagtcatgttcttttttttttttttttaaagattgcatttattcattcgagaaagagagagagacagagagagcatgagcaggggcagagacagagggagagagagaagcagactccccgccgagcttggagcctgacatggggcttgatcccagggcctggagatcacgccctgagccaaaggcagacacttaaccgactgagccccccggcaccccacctccctctgtcATGCTCTGTGAGCAGCACCAAGTTCTACCCATTTTACTTCTGAGTTTCTCTCAAACCGGTATATGCCTTCCGATATTTTCTATCCAGGTTATTTTCCTGGTCCAGGCCACCATTCTCTCCCTCCTAACTGGCCTTCCACCTCCACTCTTGTCCCAAAGTGATCACCTCAAGCTGTAGATCTGATTGCACCACTCCCTTGCTTAGCTCCCCTTCCTAACTTCCCATGGCTTttaggagaaaaagcaaaattcttaAAACGGCCCCCAAAGCCCTCTCTAGTCTAGCACCTGCTGGCCCCCATTGCCTCACGTTCTGCCATGCTCTGCTTTTTTCCTCAGATCCAGCCTCATTggccttctctccatctttcctcccACCACATGGCCTTTGCACGTGCTATTTCCCCTTACTGGAatattctcctcccctccctactCTCTGTGGCCTAGTGAACTCTCGCCTATTCCGTCTCTGCTTACCTGACTCAGTTTTGGAGGAGCTTTCCTTGATACTCTAGACCAAGTCCAGCTTCCAACATTCCCTGTTGGCGCCATGTCCCCCTCCTTCCTAGCGGTTATCACAGTattaaattgtcatttttgtGGATGATCATTGGATTAattctttctcccctctgccccagacTACTCTAGACTGTAATCCCCATGATGATAGGAtctgtttctcatttattctaTCTTGGGTCCCCATTGCCCAGCACCCTTGCTGCCACATCACAGAGATtcaaaaaaattgtaagataAATAACTGCATGCATTttcttcccagcctctccctcctgaAATGTCTGTCTTTCACCTGATTCAGCTGCAGCCTGTACCAAAGTCTTACTAATGATTATTCCTGGCTCGTACAGTTCTTACATTGATATTCAAGCTTAGGTAGCTTTTTATATCTTCAACACGTTTTGCTCAGGAGGGCCTGCAGGAACCTCTGGGGACAGGGCTCTGGGGGGGTGAGTGTCATGTAAAGATCTCATCCAGGGGCTTCTGGTCCACCAGCTGCCTTGCAGAGATGAGGCAGGAGAAACCTTCTCTGAAGCTCGGGGTAATTTCCTGGGGCCTGGGAATACGCCCTCACCAACCGCTCCTCCAGGAGCCCTACTCTCTACCCCCCCCAGCTCCCTCAGGCTTTGTGGATTGCATATTGACAGAGGAAATGGCTGCCCCTTTTTATGTTGTGATGTGTTGGAAAGAGCAGACCTTCATACCTAGAGAAACTGTCACGCTGCCGTTAGCTTCTTGTGGAAACACCTAACACCTTTCTGTTGTGTGTTGATTCCTTACCCCTTGAGCTGAAGTGAGCGGTACTTGCCTGTGTCTCCAGACCAGTCTATTTCCCTGGGTGTGGGCTCAGCGCAGGCACTCGGAAGCTCTGAGGTGGCATCTTGGCACAGCTACCTGGGCCACCGAGTCCCCCAGTGTTTGCTGTGTGCCCAGGGACAAGCAGGCCTCCGTGGCAGTGGGTGTTTCCAGACAATTTCCCTCTCAAATTGGCACATTCTCTGTGAGATTTCTAGACTTCGCAGTGTGTCTCCCTGTTTGGGAACAATTTCCATCATCAACTGACTGGCAAGGACTAGTTCTCTGGTAACACGTGTCTTTCAAACAGCTTAACACACAATAGGGCACAGATGTCCAATGTGCTTCTGACATCATCACTTAAATACACAAGCCCACAGTGTTCCCAACATAGAGGATCttgaaacacattaaaaaaacacaccatGTTGTCACTCCTTCAGCTTTTTGTCTACACTTCAGTTATCCATATGTGCAGATAggttatttgaatttttctcttctagATTAAGTTACCTATTCAAATCTGTGTTTCACAGACTTCTGTTATGTTGAATTGctattttttactcttaaaatgtTCAGTCAAATCACCCACGTTCTAGGAGGTTGAATAGCAGCTTTGTAACTGATGTCCCTGCTTTTAGAATGACTAAACTTCCTGTTTGCCCAGGACTGAGAGGGGTTCCCAGGACATGGGATTTTCAGTGGGAAGACCAGGAAAGTCCAGACGAATCAGGACAAATTGGTCACCCTAGTACCATTTTACCCTTGACAGGGGAGTAGGTAGACCCAACCAAAGGTAATTATCAttccctgtctctcccacttTATTGGCTGCTAGGAATTCCCTGAAGCCAATACCGTGCTAAGCTACTTCTCTTTCTTTAGTGTAACAGCTTTCCCAAGACAAAATTACCATCACGTAtgattcacccttttaaagtgtgcaattgGGTAGTTCTCCGTGTTACCATGTAGTTGTGCAATCTTCACCCCAGTTCTGGAACATTTGCATAACTTCCTGAACAAACCCTGTACCCACTGCCAGTCAGTCCCATTTCCCGGACCCTCTCACTGCTGGCAACTACCGGTCTGCTTCTGGTCTCTgtagctttgccttttctggacatttcatgtaaatggaattatacaatacgtggccttttatttctgatttctttgacttagcatcctgttttcaaggttcttccatgttgtagcatgaatcagcaCTTCATCCTTTATAGGACTGACTATGATTCCGTTGCATGGGTATGCCAcactttatttattccttcattggttgatggacatttgggcggTCGCCATCTTTTGGTTAcgatgaataatgttgctataattACTCAGGTACAAGTTTTTGTGCGGGCAtctgtgttcatttctcttggaacTCCTGGGTCGTGGTAACTCAATGATTAACCTTCCGAGAAACTTctaccagactgttttccaaaatagctGGACCATTTTACAATCTCACCAGTAGTGTGTGgaggttcccatttctccacgtccttgccaacacttgtgattgtctgtcttttttagtGTAGCTGTCCCAGTGGatgcgaggtggtatctcacagtttaatttgcatttctcagatgaccaaaaatgttgaaaatttttttcatgtgcttattgccaAACCTCTAAGTGGAAAATTATAATGTAAAGGATGTTTATAAATAGCTGATTTTATGCACTgggattaagatttttttcaaagattttatttatttatttatttgacagagagagagcacgagcagggggaatggcaggcagagggagagggagaagcaggctccccactgagcaaggagcccaacatggggcttgatcccaggatcctgggatcatacctgacctgaaggcagacccttaactgactgagccacccagacgcccctgggtTTAAGATTTTAACTAAATATTGAAATAGAATGTTCACAACTAGTTGCTGTTATCCCAAATCATTCTCTGTGGATGTCCACTTCCAAGTTTTATTTGAACCATTGACTTTTCCACGCGACCAGAAGTGGTCCCAGGGTAAGTCTCTCTCTCATCTGCTCTGATGTTGGGCCGTCCTCTGTGGGGCCATTGTCTCCGTCAAGCCTTGCTGCCTGAGAGGCTGTCTTCTTCTGGAGCCAATGGACTGTGTGTTGCTGGAATGTAGGCCTGGATTTGcacccctcatgctctctctgctGATTGACTTTGTCAAAGTGCTGGATAGTCAGTCATCATTCTTATTATTTGGGCTCTGTGGCCTTCTGGGCACTTTAAACACTCGTTCTAGGTGTTCTCGTAGCTCTCTGATTTTCTGCCATTCTTTCTCCTTGTCTCTTTCTCCAGTTTCTCCTGTACACTCTATATGCTCATTTGATTTAGCTCACCCGTCAGCTTGTTCCTTCGCACCTCCCCTAACAAATTCCAAAAGGATCCAAGACACTCTATTCCTCTCCTGCCCTCGTCTCCTCTGCCTCTTTCACCAACGGGTTTTCTCTCAGGAAACCCTGCTGATTCGGCAGAAAAGGACAGTCTTCTGAGCAAGACTACTGAGAAAATGATCCCCTTGAGAAAACACTCTCTGTCTGGAATATGTTTCGGGGTTCAAGAATGGCAACTagtggttttcttctttctagagGGGCCCTGGTCACGGTTGTGTTGTGGTTATTGACCATTTCTGTAACTGTCTGGGGATGACCCAACGCACTCCTCAGCAGCTACCCAGAAATACTGTCTCCACATCTTAGAGCCATTATTGCCTGATACGTATCAATCAAGTGGCTGCTATGTTGCAGTTTGGCAGAGAAGACAAGTGGAATAATTCataaacaaacaagtaataatgataataataattaatgagccaggcactattctaagcagtGGAGGAGGATTCCAGTCCATGGGAGAAGTGGGGATGTACTCCATTATCATTTTCGCGTTATTGCCCGCTTGACAAGGGGATTTAGCCCCGCACAGGGTAACGCGGTCACATTCCTATGGCAAAATGGCCCTTCATGTCTCCTTTCCCCATTCTTACAGCGGGGATGTCCCCAAGGATATACCATGTGGGACGACCCTGCCATTTTCAGCCCCGATCAAAGAGGGCTGGGGTTCTCGTGAGCACAGGTGCAAGTGGCGCTTGTCGGCTTGTGTGTTCCAGAGccaaggagctggagaaggaggagaagctgaGGCGCACGGTCAGGCGGGTCCTGAAGTGCGACGTGACTCAGAGCCGGCCGCTGGGTGCCGTGTCCCTGCCCCCGGCCGACTGCCTGCTCAGCACGCTGTGCCTGGACGCCGCCTGCCCAGACCTCCCTGCCTACTGCGCAGCCCTCAGGAACCTCGGCAGCCTGCTGAAGCCGGGGGGCTTCCTGGTGGTGGTGGACGCCCTGAAGAGCAGCTACTACATGATCGGGGAGCAGAGGttctccagcctctgcctgggCCAGGAGGCAATAGAGGCTGCCGTGAGAGAGGCTGGCTACTCCGTGGAGCGGTTTGAGGTCATCTGCCAAAGCTATTCTTCCACCATGTGTGACAACGAAGGGCTGTTCTCCCTGGTGGGGCGGAAGCTGAGCACATCTGTATGATCCCTTGTGGTTGCAATTAAAGCAATTCCTCCCTGGCCCAGTTAACCCCGGTCCTTGGTTCTAACCGCCACGGTCATGGTGCTGCGCGGAGTCTAACCGGTGGGCCCGATGGCTCGTGGATGACAGGGTGGGCGCAGTCAGTCAGTGGAGGAGCCACTGGGGTCCGCCGACCCCGTGCTCCTGGGTGTGCTGTGGGGACCCAAGGATGAGCAGCCGACACATGCAGCCTCCACTGCCCGTGGTTAGAAAAGACGACCTCCTCTTCCTTAAGCATCCCAGTTACGGCGGCTCATGCCTCCACAGGCCTGCAGAGCAGGGTCTGCCCTGATGAGCTCTCTTTCCCAGGGGAGctgctgcttccttctctcttgggAACATGCTTTTCCTGTTCCCCAGTAGTTGTCTTCTCTGGGGACCCCATCCTCTGTGGGGGTCCACTGGTGCTACCACCACGTCTGGGGTCAGAGAACAGCCGTCCCCTTTGCTCCTGGGTCCTAAGTCTGGGGCAGGCCCTTCTCGTCCTTCCTTTAACATGCTAGGGCAAGGCTGTGACTTCTACCTGAAGAGAAGTTCAGGAGTTAGCAGGAGAGGTAACAGGCACGTCTCACATCTGCTATAGAAACAGGTATCTTCAGTGCTCGTATCCTTAGAGGGTTCTGCAaggtagcctttttttttttttaagattttatttatttgagagagagagcacgagctggggggggagggacagaggcagagggagaagcagatttgctgctgaacagggagcctgacacagggctgggtcccaggaacccgagatcatgacctgagcagaaggcagacgcttaactgactcagccacccaagtgtccctagAAGGTGGCCTTTTGGCATAGTTGTTGGAGCATCTCCTTGGAGTTACGCTTACCTGCCCATGGCATGCCTGCCTTCCCTGGTTCCTAGGCCCCATTGCCACGACGCTCTAAGACAAAGGTAGACAAACTATGGCCCGTGAGCCAAACCCAGCTTGCTGCCTGTCTTGTGAGGTTTTACTGGAACCCTGCCATGGCTGTTCgcttatgtattgtctatggctctTTCTGTGCTATAATGGTCGAGTTGAGTAATTGTGACAGAAACCGTAGGTATGgccagcaaagcctaaaatatctgTTATCTGGATATTTACAGAAGCAGCTTGCCTACCCCTTCCCTAGAGAGAGGGGTGTCCTTGTCCCCCAGGTCTGAGGCCCATCTCTCCAGTCTGTTTCTCATCCCAAGATTTTCTTCTCCCTAGGATTACTGACAGAGGACATCGCTGTGTCCCGCAGggagattctttccttcctctgatcCCCACATGCCCTGACAATCACATCAGAGCCCGAGAGTCTATTATCACACATGTGGGTTCATTTGGTTGTGTAGGACCATCAAGTCACAAGACAATATCAGTCCGTTTCCAGGTTGTTTTCAACTGTTCGATCTCCTAGGACATTCATGTTACAATTTCTAGAGATTCCATCCTGAAGGACACTAACAGGTCAGTCCAGGCTGGATGGAGAAAGCCAAGTCCAACTCTGTTCCTATAAGCAGGTGGGGATGACCAGGGCTGTGCCTCCTTTCTGCAAACAACTGCTCTTGAGAAGAGCTCACTTACCTCCCCAGGAACCACCAGGGCCACAAAGAAGCAAGTTTGTGGAGACAGGGCTCTCTTAAACCCAGTGCCATTTACCCAAAGGCCACACCTTCTGGAACTTCACACATTTGGGTTACCTCCCAAAAGGACCGCCCTTACTTACATTTTGCATAACTGGATTGCCTGGCTTAAAGGAATGCTTTGCAATCTCTTTCAAGAGCAAGCTTTAAAATAATAGGGCTTCTGCTTTCATCTATGAAACTTTGGGAGTGGAGGCGAAACGTCTGAGATGCGCCTGGCAATAACAGTTTTATAAGGCTCAGTCCCTTCACAGACAGTCTTCTGTGATTTTTACCTTTAAGATGACATTTATTATATTGCATTATAACTGtcttattttcctgtttcctcacGGAACTGTGAACCTCTTGGGTTTAAATTTAGATTCCCCAGTACTTTGGCCAGACATGGTCTCGAACGCTGGGGGACAGAGCAGTGAGTGGTGGATGGAAGAGCCCTGTTCTCGGGAGTTGATGTTCTAGAAGCAAAAGAGGGGGATAAGGAAGCAAGTCAATGAATAAGAGACTTTCTGATCGCGACAGAGCtatgaaggaaagagaacagcAGAATGGAACAGAGGCTGTCTAAGTGACAATATCTGGCTGCAAACGGTGTGAAAATAGGGGTTTATTAATCTCACTAACAGGAAGTCCAGAGGTAGGCTTTTCTGGGAGAGAATGGTGGTTCCTGAGCATCACGCAGCGGCTGGTTCCACCCATCTTCCGCTCAGGAGGGGTTTTCATGAGAGGAGATCTTCTCCAGAAGCGCCCAGCAGCTTTCTTACATCTTATTGACCCAAACGGAGTCACAGGCCCACCTCTAGACCAATTAcacattaaaatggaaagaacaaaggGCACGTTCCTTGAGATTCACTAAGTGAAGGAATTCTTagcagcaaagaggaaaaaagaaaacccagtggATTCAATGAATGAGTCAACATCTTAGCAATACGTTCTCTTTCTTTCAACAACACAGATCATCCCAttttcaaattctggctctgccacctgtGGCTGGTTCTCCTTGGGCCAGTTACATAacctctgtgctttagtttcctcagctgtaaaatgagattCAAGTGGAATTTCTtgtcaagagaataaaaatgaactgCTACATATAAAGGACCTAGAATAATGCTTAGCAGTCAGTAAgcacataatatttatttatttttagctataATCCCAATCTTCACCTTTGATGATTGTTGCCAAAGCTGTGGAGAAAAGCTGTCTTGCTCTCTaagcaggagagagaatttcagtcCTGGGCTGCAGGCATGCAGGCTCTTTTCTGGCACTGCCTTCCAGAGGAGGTCCGATAATTCTCGATTTCTATGCCACATGCCAATTCCTTTCTCATGTAAGccatgcatttattatttatttagaaccAGGCAGTGGGGATGCAAATGCATCCCCAGTGTCAGCGGGCTCAAGGGTCCCCATCTTTGCAGTCACAACACTAATGCCCCCAGTGCTTCCAGATGCTTCCGAAGGCACTACTGCAACCTGCAGCAGCAGTCCCCAGCCAGAATCCACCCTGGTCAACCTCTCCTGTTCAGGCTCTGCTGCTGGCCCACAGCCCTGGCCTGGGAATGCTGGCGAAGGGAGAAGATGATCCGTCTGGAGAAGGAAGCTGCCCCTTGCAGGCCTCAGAGCCAGGCTGCTTTCCTCCCAGAGACTTGGGGAACACTTCCTGGGTATACTGCAGGTGGGCAAACTTTTCCTGCAAAGGGCCAAATAGTACATATTTTCGGCTTTACAGGTCATGCTGCTTTGATCCCAGCTACCCAGATCTGAAGTTACaccaaaagcagcaaaaaaatcccccaaaaaacaaaaaaacaaaacaaaaaacccaaaccagacTGCACAATATGCAAATTAATGGGTATGGCCGTGTTCCAATAACActtgatttataaaaacaggtgggtgggtggatttGGCCAAAAGGTTGTAGTTTACTCATTCCTGATCTAGACCCTGAAGCAGTCTTGTTTGTACCCAAAGTTTTAGAGGGTTTCTCGCAAACAGTCTAGTTAGTTTCTAACCATCAGTCCTACTAACAGGAGCTCAGACCCAGGCCAAGGGGCTAAAAAGGGAATCAGATTTTCTCCATACTCGGTCCCTGCtcattcctctcttcccttctgcaTCCCCCAGTAagagctccttcctcctcccccagtttGAAGGCTTCTAGTAGctacagagagaaaatgggagtTGGGGCCCGATGAAGTCAATCACaccaatatttttcaaactacAGGATGTCATTCATtagtgacacataaaattagtcAATACACAttggaaaaataatagagaataaaccagaaaacaaaatccCAGATAGTAGCACTTCATATAGTATtattttgtgaggttttttttttttggttttgtaaaaCAATCCTGTACGGATAGATAACCGTAAATATCTGTTCCTAGATTATGATATAAAACGTATTTATTACTGTAGGTTCTGATGACAAACGTTTGGAAGCCACTGACTATAGTCTGGGTGTCTGGGGCTCATCTCTGCAGGCCAACATTTGTCTTTCATACAGATATGAAAGGTGTGGtctctgtttttaaagaactCCACGTCACGGCGGAAAACAGTTACAAACACTAAGACAGTTACAATTCATTGCGAAAAGAGCTCTGAGATGAATAAGCATGAGGTGTTTTGGAGGGGGGATGTCGAGAAAGGTGGCATTTGCTCTGGGTCCTGCAGGCTGAATAGGGGTGTGTTTGGCAGACGGGAAAGGCAAGGCAACCTAAGGAACATCGTGTACAAAGCATGAAATGACTCTCGCTATCACGTTCCTCACAGATTTGCTCTCCGAGTGAAGTCAGGACCTAAGCAAACATTTGGCTGCTGAGTTTTGTTTGCTTTCCCTGAAATCAAACAGACCAACCAAGTCACTAGCAAACACTGAGTAGGGGTCACTCCGGTACCAACTTATAAATCTCTTTGACCACTGACCCAGCACAAGGTTTTTTGGTCCACTTTCTGGGAAGTGTTCAACAGTCTCCCCCTGAGCCAACTTTTGTGATGCAGGAAGAGGCAAGCCTGTGTGTAATGTCCTGGTCAATGACCGGGGAAGAGAAAGCTATTAAAAAGGTTGTCCATCCATTTGGTGGCATGCAGCCTGACCAGCCCGGCCTTCGTAATTCCCATCATCTGGCTGTCAAGTGTAATAAGAGGAGATGCCCATGATATGACTTACTAGGCCGATCTTTAAAAGCTGTGACTGTCCCCTCTAATTTTAGCCTCAGCCACACTGAGAATACGAGAAGACCATTAAATCTTAGGGAGCCTTGGAGGAGGTGGGAATAGCTTAGAGCTGGGAGACAGAAAACCTGTGTGAATCTTAGCTTATCACTTGATTGCCATGAAAGCATCATTCCACCCTTCTCGGGCTCAGGGcccttctgtaaaataggggtgATAATCATTTCTCCAGGCTATTGACATCAAATGAGATACTGTGAAGACACTTTGTAACCTGTTAAGGGATATACAGCTACCAGATGAACTTGGATACCCCTTCCAGGAAAGCTGCTAAGCGACATGTTGCTCAGTTCATTAAGATTCCCTTCATGAACTGAGTAAGTATGGCCTTCAAAAGCTCTTTAAAAAGCTCTTCATCATGTCATTGAGAGGCTCCAGCTATGACTAAGGAATCCCGTCTTGCATACGCATTGTAACTAAGTCAGCACCATCGGCACCGTGAATCCAGAGTCTTCTTCTTGgctgttcatttattcagtagGCATTTATCATGCCCCTGTTATGTACCAGGCATTGGGCTTGGGGGCTGTGCATGCTATGCTGAAGGGGACCCAGACTCCGGCCTCACGGGACTAACACATCCATGAAGGAGATCAGAAAGTAATGCACTCTTACAGAGCCTGAGGGTAACAACTAGATATTCTGGGTCTTTAAGGGAGATTATCACAAAGAAAAACACCACCGTAAGCAACATCACTGAAGCTTTCTATGCCACATGTTCCAACAGAAGCAGTGATTTGGC
It encodes:
- the NNMT gene encoding nicotinamide N-methyltransferase, whose amino-acid sequence is MEPSFTSKDTYLRHFNPRDYLEKYYNFGSRHSAENEILRHLLKNLFKIFCLDGVKGDLLIDIGSGPTIYQLLSACESFKEIIATDYTDQNLQELEKWLKKEPGAFDWSPVVTYVCELEGNRAKELEKEEKLRRTVRRVLKCDVTQSRPLGAVSLPPADCLLSTLCLDAACPDLPAYCAALRNLGSLLKPGGFLVVVDALKSSYYMIGEQRFSSLCLGQEAIEAAVREAGYSVERFEVICQSYSSTMCDNEGLFSLVGRKLSTSV